The following proteins are encoded in a genomic region of Acipenser ruthenus chromosome 4, fAciRut3.2 maternal haplotype, whole genome shotgun sequence:
- the LOC117399385 gene encoding transmembrane protein 196-like: MCTRRKIICSLLVLSVLEIGVGVSSIVLGAVGISSVNAEQKPQLGDASPVWSGVCFLICGLCGVICAKKKSGLIMILFSACCICGLIGGILNFQFVRALVKKSSALYSLHVAAMSLACLGIGGCTLSAWLTCRLASNEQQRMFIEREHSLHHSHEMTEKELPDNLSNGIPQVLQNGKTTL; encoded by the exons ATGTGTACCAGGAGGAAGATCATCTGCAGTCTGCTGGTGCTCTCTGTATTGGAGATTGGAGTCGGGGTGTCGAGCATAGTTTTGGGGGCAGTGGGGATCAGCAGTGTCAATGCCGAGCAAAAGCCGCAACTGGGAGATGCTTCTCCGGTATGGAGCGGGGTGTGT TTTCTAATATGTGGTCTGTGTGGGGTAATATGCGCCAAAAAGAAATCAGGACTCATT ATGATATTATTTTCAGCCTGTTGTATCTGTGGGCTGATTGGAGGGATACTAAACTTTCAGTTTGTGCGAGCACTTGTGAAAAAGTCCTCTGCTCTCTACTCTCTGCATGTTGCTGCTATGTCACTGGCCTGTCTGGGGATTGGTGGCTGCACACTTTCAGCCTGGCTCACCTGTCGCTTGGCCAGCAATGAGCAACAAAGGATGTTTATAGAAAGGGAGCACTCTCTACACCATTCCCACGAAATGACAGAGAAA GAATTGCCAGATAATTTAAGCAATGGGATCCCCCAAGTTCTACAGAATGGAAAGACAACATTATAG
- the polr1f gene encoding DNA-directed RNA polymerase I subunit RPA43, translating into MANLEQEEQQKREKSSVPVSDLVQATVTASESVAKGPLPCLIPSFDEACNLVRAPYSCLVVDTHRRHVALSPMYLKKKKTGIQEQLGTELLKYSESLKGVPVAYDNIRILGQYGDIYDDQGYIHMNIEADFVIFRPNKGQKLVGIVNKVAPSHIGCLVHGCFNASLPKPHKMFNDACHDSGLKVGDRLEFEVYQLDADVAGVLLIRGKLDENSVLGKLVTQQEECTVDQDNVNGEPDAIEETPSKKKKKKKEKKRAKEDLESSVCTNEICADSTVNREVGAMPEGSSVNGDSSVNGGILDMPKKKKKKKLDKEPELASQTECHASDSSGSRSHSKRDKKRKLSDGGDLIEPILAPRAKKKRKE; encoded by the exons ATGGCGAACCTGGAGCAAGAGGAGCAGCAGAAACGGGAGAAATCCTCCGTTCCTGTGAGTGACCTTGTACAGGCAACTGTAACTGCTTCGGAATCGGTGGCAAAGGGTCCTTTGCCGTGTCTAATCCCGTCCTTTGATGAAGCTTGTAATTTGGTTCGGGCACCATACTCATGCCTGGTGGTGGACACTCACAGAAGGCACGTTGCTCTGTCTCCAATGTACCTGAAAAAGAAGAAGACAGGAATCCAGGAGCAACTCGGGACAGAGCTGCTCAAATATTCAGAAAG TTTAAAAGGAGTTCCTGTTGCATATGATAACATAAGAATACTGGGCCAATACGGTGACATTTATGATGATCAAGGCTATATTCATATGAATATAGAAGCAGACTTTGTTATCTTCCGACCCAATAAAGGACAAAAGCTTGTG GGAATTGTTAACAAAGTAGCCCCCTCTCACATAGGATGTCTGGTGCATGGATGCTTCAATGCTTCTCTTCCAAAACCACATAAGATGTTCAATGATGCCTGTCACGACTCTGGACTGAAGGTTGGAGACAGGCTGGAGTTTGAGGTGTACCAGTTAGACGCTGATGTAGCTGGTGTTCTTCTTATTAGAGGAAAACTAGATGAAAAcag TGTCCTAGGAAAACTTGTAACACAGCAAGAAGAATGCACTGTAGATCAGGACAATGTGAATGGGGAACCTGATGCCATCGAGGAAACGCCaagcaaaaagaagaaaaagaaaaaagagaagaaaagggCTAAAGAGGACTTGGAGTCTTCAGTGTGTACCAATGAAATTTGTGCAGACAGCACGGTGAACAGGGAGGTGGGGGCAATGCCAGAAGGCAGCAGTGTGAATGGAGACAGCAGTGTGAATGGAGGCATCTTGGATATgcctaaaaagaagaaaaagaaaaagctggACAAAGAACCAGAGCTAGCCTCGCAGACTGAATGTCATGCTAGTGACTCTAGTGGTTCCCGGAGTCACAGTAAACGTGATAAGAAAAGGAAACTGTCTGATGGAGGAGACTTAATTGAACCTATTCTAGCACCTagagccaaaaagaaaaggaaagagtga